One genomic segment of Erythrolamprus reginae isolate rEryReg1 chromosome 2, rEryReg1.hap1, whole genome shotgun sequence includes these proteins:
- the LOC139163242 gene encoding zinc finger protein 862-like, producing the protein MKRRATERIPENEKQLKMTQFFTKTSLESAVQQVESAGQQVTEETREDPPAEESPSTSRCQTAGPRRFRQEWCKELAWLKFDHTTGIAICEICASFPGIADQASRIVKGFSGPFKLETFKKHAKSLQHLNCVEATHAALAPEATPLAACIRKMDEDMFKHMTILFNVAYYIAKTNRPFTDFEGLLELTEKLGSAVRQEYANDKRCKELISHIAEIIRKNLISELKEAKYVSLMLDGSTDKAGVEQLILYVRYIKDNRVKEVFLSVSPLEMATADGYLEALTEELRTLGLVGWLSSSHLIAIGTDGAASMIGTENGLVQKIRQNISHLIGIHCVAHRLNLSVLSSVKQAKLIDDLDSILKKLYQFYQYSPKRMRQLKQVAENLQLTILKFQYLHNVRWVASKVGALSALVKDWKCVTIHLESVAAEKDSASAAAHGLLRKLTDFKFVHMLHFLLDYLEILKNLSLIFQREELFLSTIELHVKSTISTINSLRDAPKQHEARFVSGTSLQGLFQNVQLHGLSNTVAASIQQEKANLINHAVKYLTVRFLSDINIERSTAVFDTFAWPAGTTLQDYGVVEITALAHHFRKQLSPPESDDQCIHSLLNEWYEFKVLGKGKKLCELLDLALSNTERFPVLGNLLSIVAVLPVSTSCCERGFSLMNMVKNKFRSRMQEESLSDLFMITMNGPSVKAFDPAKAVDHWYFSSKITRHVHGKLVQTVRNSPLTMLRAAKTAQFNSVVQFGTLGIAGIACKKTRQPLEDSKMMFMSAHLQSRFVTCQSARFKALDAEILDAVGYMELYYVASCGPTWSRKK; encoded by the exons atgaagcgcagagcaacagagagaatacCAGAAAATGAAAAGCAACTGAAAATGACACAGTTCTTTACAAAGACCTCTCTTGAAAGCGCAGTGCAACAGGTAGAAAGTGCCGGGCAACAGGTAACTGAAGAAACAAGAGAAGACCCACCAGCAGAGGAGTCCCCATCAACAAGCCGTTGTCAAACTGCTGGACCCAGGAGATTTAGGCAAGAGTGGTGTAAAGAACTCGCATGGCTTAAATTTGACCATACAACTGGTATAGCTATATGCGAGATTTGTGCTTCCTTCCCTGGCATTGCTGACCAAGCATCTAGGATCGTAAAAGGATTTTCAGGACCCTTTAAACTTGAAACCTTCAAAAAGCACGCAAAGTCTCTCCAGCATCTAAATTGTGTGGAGGCTACACATGCAGCGTTGGCTCCAGAAGCTACTCCATTGGCTGCTTGTATAAGGAAAATGGATGAAGACATGTTTAAACATATGACCATTCTATTTAATGTGGCCTATTATATTGCCAAAACCAACAGACCTTTCACAGATTTTGAAGGGTTGCTAGAGTTGACGGAGAAATTAGGGAGTGCTGTGCGACAGGAATATGCAAACGATAAAAGATGCAAAGAATTAATTTCCCATATTGCAGAAATAATCAGGAAAAACCTAATCAGTGAGCTCAAAGAGGCAAAATATGTCAGCTTGATGCTAGATGGCTCAACTGACAAAGCAGGGGTTGAACAACTGATTCTGTATGTCAGGTACATCAAGGACAACAGGGTCAAAGAagtatttctttctgtttctcctctTGAAATGGCTACTGCAGATGGATATTTAGAAGCGCTCACAGAAGAACTTAGAACACTTGGTCTTGTAGGCTGGCTTTCTTCAAGTCACTTGATTGCCATTGGTACAGATGGTGCTGCCAGCATGATTGGGACCGAAAATGGCTTGGTGCAGAAAATACGCCAAAACATCAGTCATTTAATTGGCATTCACTGTGTTGCACACCGATTGAACTTAAGTGTATTAAGTTCAGTAAAACAAGCTAAATTAATTGATGACCTTGACTCTATTTTAAAGAAACTCTACCAATTTTATCAATACTCACCTAAGAGAATGCGACAGCTGAAGCAAGTAGCAGAAAACCTGCAGCTTACAATTCTGAAATTCCAATACTTGCATAATGTCAGATGGGTAGCAAGCAAAGTCGGTGCTCTGTCTGCACTTGTCAAAGACTGGAAATGCGTGACAATCCACCTAGAAAGTGTGGCTGCGGAAAAAGACAGTGCCTCTGCAGCTGCCCATGGTTTACTGAGAAAGCTCACAGATTTTAAATTTGTTCACATGCTCCATTTTCTACTGGACTATCTGGAAATTCTTAAAAACTTGTCACTTATATTTCAAAGGGAAGAGCTTTTTTTAAGCACAATTGAGTTGCATGTGAAAAGCACAATTTCAACAATCAATTCACTTAGAGATGCACCAAAACAACATGAGGCCAGATTTGTCTCAGGAACATCTCTTCAAGGACTGTTTCAAAATGTACAGCTACATGGACTGAGCAACACTGTAGCTGCATCAATTCAGCAGGAAAaagctaatttaattaatcatGCAGTTAAATACTTGACAGTGCGATTTCTAAGTGATATAAATATTGAAAGATCCACCGCAGTGTTTGACACCTTTGCCTGGCCAGCAGGAACAACATTGCaagactacggtgtggttgagattactgcattggctcatcattttcgtaaacagctatctccacctgaaagtgatgaccaatgcattcactcactcctcaatgagtggtatgagtttaaggtccttggaaaaggaaagaaactgtgtgagcttctggatttggcactctccaacaccgagagatttccagttctgggaaacctgttgtcgattgtagcggtgctccctgtctcaacctcatgttgtgaaagaggatttagtttgatgaacatggtcaaaaataaattcagatcaaggatgcaagaagaaagtttaagtgacttgtttatgatcaccatgaatgggccatctgtgaaggcgtttgatcctgccaaggctgtggaccactggtacttcagctctaaaatcacaaggcatgttcatg gcaaactggtccaaactgtgaGGAACTCACCCCTGACCATGCTCAGAGCAGCAAAGACTGCACAGTTCAACTCTGTGGTACAG TTTGGTACATTAGGGATAGCAGGTATAGCCTGCAAAAAGACTAGACAACCACTAGAGGACAGTAAAATGATGTTTATGTCTGCACATTTACAGTCCAGATTTGTAACTTGTCAATCTGCCAGATTTAAAGCTCTTGATGCAGAGATACTGGATGCTGTTGGCTATATGGAACTTTATTATGTAGCATCATGTGGTCCAACTTGGTCCAGGAAGAAATGA